From a single Penaeus vannamei isolate JL-2024 chromosome 25, ASM4276789v1, whole genome shotgun sequence genomic region:
- the LOC138866328 gene encoding uncharacterized protein, with product MLGLKDFPLRVLVLSLVLAQQARGQELTASTNKTNHNSQQGDPFSKPATETTASTLVNANPPKQTTNPDFLNATPPPISASPSAPTPTNSSLAMMNGLMQRLGFASFSGARR from the exons ATGTTGGGCCTGAAAGATTTTCCGTTGCGAGTCCTCGTGCTGTCGCTTGTTTTGG CACAGCAAGCGCGAGGGCAAGAACTGACAGCATCAACAAATAAAACCAACCACAACAGTCAGCAAGGTGATCCGTTCTCGAAAccagcaacagaaacaacagcgTCGACTTTAGTGAACGCAAATCCGCCAAAACAAACCACGAACCCAGACTTCTTGAACGCAACGCCTCCGCCAATCAGCGCGTCTCCCTCAGCCCCGACCCCGACCAATAGCAGCTTAGCGATGATGAACGGCCTAATGCAACGGCTTGGTTTTGCGTCGTTCAGTGGCGCGCGAAGGTAA
- the LOC138866361 gene encoding coiled-coil domain-containing protein 34-like, which translates to MVSSGTARQIHLLHDLSAPDISPTVQAMNRRWGEVTVVTYDDLDLLESMIRSYYHVEEMRNVVVICSAENTMATFEMIRTRNLESPTVQWYVVLLDNVVSELASVMREGTQVSVAVKKTLVSYGLAISFIDKKNKANIRKTRTKRTAKQQEQEKKLQRQEQEEQEQEKEKEQQEIYQNRNKSNKNEKNTRNKNQGLKNNTNKNYKKNSNKSKNNKHH; encoded by the exons ATGGTGAGCTCTGGCACCGCGCGGCAGATTCACCTCCTGCACGACCTCAGCGCCCCTG ATATCTCCCCGACGGTGCAGGCCATGAACCGTCGTTGgggcgaggtcacagtcgtcaccTATGATGACCTCGATCTCCTTGAGTCCATGATCAGGTCGTACTACCACGTGGAGGAGATGCGCAACGTAGTCGTCATTTGTTCCGCCGAAAACACGATGGCTACGTTCGAGATG ATTCGAACGAGGAACTTGGAATCCCCGACGGTGCAGTGGTACGTGGTTTTGCTCGACAACGTGGTTTCTGAGCTCGCGTCCGTGATGAGGGAAGGAACACAG GTATCGGTGGCTGTCAAGAAAACCTTGGTATCTTACGGTCTTGCAATATCTTTCattgacaagaaaaacaaagcaaa cataaggaaaacaagaaccaaacgaacagcaaaacaacaagaacaagaaaaaaaactacaacgaCAAGAACAGGAggaacaagagcaagaaaaagagaaagaacaacaagaaatttACCAGAACAGGAACAAGAGCAACAAGAACGAGAAGAACACCAGGAACAAGAACCAGGGCTTGAAGAACAACACGAACAAGAACTacaagaaaaacagcaacaaaagcaagaacaataaGCACCACTag
- the LOC138866362 gene encoding uncharacterized protein yields the protein MWGIGNREWGIRALGTGSGECGHWEQGLGNGGIGNREWGIGGTGNREWGMWALGTGSGEWGHWEQGLGNGGSGNREWGMGALGTGSGEWGHWEQGVGNGGHREQGLGNGGSGERGASGTGSGEWGALGTGTGEWGSGNMEWGMGVLGTGSGEWGHWEHGVGNEGHWEEGVGNGERRVAGKGLGEWQVKGPGRIGKGKLLCANVIPISKAGDRTGPSNCRPISLTSIVSKIFEHIIYKRNEEETYSSTQHEFRPKQSCESQLTVTHHDMSRLLDRHFADDSLTYRPMKIPDGCKPPD from the exons atgtGGGGTAttgggaacagggagtggggaattAGGGCActgggaacagggagtggggaatgtGGGCATTGGGAACAGGGATTGGGGAATGGGGGCAttgggaacagggagtggggaataGGGGGCActgggaacagggagtggggaatgtGGGCAttgggaacagggagtggggaatgggggcATTGGGAACAGGGATTGGGGAATGGGGGTAgtgggaacagggagtggggaatgggggcattgggaacagggagtggggaatgggggcattgggaacagggagtggggaatggggggcaTCGGGAACAGGGATTGGGAAATGGGGGTAGCGGGGAACGGGGGGCATCGGGGacagggagtggggaatggggggcaTTGGGAACAGGGACTGGGGAGTGGGGCAGTGGGAACAtggagtggggaatgggggtattgggaacagggagtggggaatgggggcATTGGGAACATGGAGTGGGGAATGAGGGGCattgggaagagggagtggggaatggggagcgaagggtgGCTGGGAAGGGGCTTGGGGAATGGCAAGTCAAGGGACCGGGAAGGATTGGGAAAGGGAAATTG CTTTGTGCAAACGTTATCCCAATTTCCAAAGCAGGTGACCGGACCGGCCCATCCAATTGtcgccccatctctctcacctccatcGTCTCCAAAATCTTCGAGCACATCATATACAAGCGTAACGAAGAAGAAACATATTCATCAACACAACACGAATTCCGACCCAAACAGTCATGTGAATCCCAGCTCACTGTCACTCATCACGACATGTCTAGATTATTGGACAGAC ACTTTGCTGACGACAGCCTCACCTATCGACCAATGAAGATCCCTGACGGCTGCAAACCTCCAGACTGA